The Sulfurospirillum sp. UCH001 genome segment TAGCGAATACTACGAATAAGACTACTGTACAAACGCTTCTTGAATAGGCTTAAATCGGTATGTTTTAAGTACTTCAGGAAGCTTCTTCTCCATCATCGCAATTCCCTGAGGCTCATTTTTATTACCATGAATGAGGATAATACTTCCTTTTTGAATAGGCTCATTTTTAGCAATCCACGCATTTGCACCAAGAGGAATTAAAAAATACGTTTCTCTAAGTTCTCTCATAAGCTTTTCATCTGCAACTAACCCTGGAAAACGAAAGAAAACAGAAGGTGTAATCCCTTCTTCTAAAAGCGTTTTTTCTAATCCTAAAATTTCTGTTTTTGTATCAGTGTTTTGATGTAACATAAAATTTTTGCGTTCAGGAAGTTTAGGGTCATAAAAATGAGTGTGCGTATGATTAATCCATGTAATCTCTAAAAGAGGATTTTTTACAAGGGCCTCAAATTCTTTTGGGTGATGTTCTTTCCACGCGGAACTAAGTGCAATAGCAATAGGTGTTTTTCCATTTTGCTTGGTTAATTTTTCTATAAAATCGCTTTCATACCCTTTTTTACTGGATGGACAAAGATCCATGCTAAGATAAATCGCTTTATCATTTGCCGTGATACCTTGTGTTGCTCCGCCTTTTATATAAGTAGATGTAGCAGCACTCAATTGTTTTGCAAATGGAGTTTTAGAAAAATTCTCATCTAAAGGCATTAATTTTAAAGGATCAAGTGAACGTACTTTGGTTTGGAGCGTTTGTGTATTGGTTGTGAGATAAAATGTTACACCACTGAGCTCAAAACGACGAGAAATGAGAAAAAGGGTGTCGTTTTCTTGATACTGTTTTGTGAAGATTTCATACTGTTTAATATGCTCAATTGCAGACAATGGAAGCCAACATAAGAGTAAAGAAAAAATTAGTCGTAACATGCATACTCCTTTTACAAGAATTTTAGCTCTTTTTTGAAAAAATATGATTATAATTTCGCAAAATATTGTCTAATGGCGGTGTTTGAGTTTTCAAACGGATTTTAAGGCTGTAAGGCCTAAAGAAATAATGAGAATGAGAGAATGACGGTCAACGAAGCAGTTTTAGAGATGCGTTATAGTGGGATCCCTGAAGAAGATATTGAGGAGATTCTTGAAATTTGCAAGAAAAAAGGACTCAGTCCTCAAAATATCGACAAAGAGCTTGAAAGCAGAGGCTTAGATAAGGTTTTTGAGTTTGAGTACGATGCAAGTGAGAGTTGGTTTGAAAGTGGGGCTGCAAGTAGCGCTCCTGCACACAAAGCACCAAGCAAACAGGGCTTAGAAAAGGAAAAAAAGTAGATGGCAAAACAAATTAGACAAATTATTGAAGAGTATTATGAAACCATTTGGAATGAGCAAAAACTCGATCAAGCTCATCATTTTTTACATTCTGCCATTACCTTTAGAGGTTCTTTAGGTATGCGCGTTGAAGGTATCAATGGTTTCAATGACTATGCCAAAATGCTTTTTAGTGCGTTTTCAAATCTTTACCACGTAATTGAAGATGTTGTCGTTGAAGGTGATAAAGCAGCAGTAAGACTGGTTTACTCAGGAATGCATACAGGTAAACTGTTTGGCTTTGATCCAACAGGCAATCGTATTCGCTATTCTGGTGCATGTTTTTTTAAATTTGAAGATGACAAAATTGTTGATGCATGGGTTCTAGGTGACCTTAATGCACTCTACGGACAACTTAACGTCGCTGATCACCATTAATTTTTGCTTCTTTATAAGCCATCATAGAGTGTACGATTAAGGTCGTAACAATGATGGCTCCCCCGATGAGTGTATTAAGGTGCGGTTTCTCATCCATTAAAATCCACACCCAAAATGGTGCAAGTACAGGCTCAATAATCGTCAAAAGCGCCACTTCAACAGAAGGTAATACTTTCGTTCCAATACCGATAAATGCTCGTGAAAGCGGTGTGAGTAATGCGCCCATAAAGACAATAATCCAAAGCGAATAACTATCTGGAATAATCATAGGAGCAGTCATCGCTGCTAAAAGAGATGCTATGAGAGCACCCGTTCCAAAACACGCAAGACGGTTAGCCTCTTTATCTCGCTCTAAAACAGACAACATGGATACAAAAGCAAACACACACCCAAAGGCGTAAAGATTGCCTTCCATATTGCCAAGTTCTAAGTCATTGAATAAAATAATGGCAAGTCCTATAAACACAAAAAAGATTGCGCCAAAAGTACGCTGTGGTGTTTTTTGTTTAAAAAAGATAAAAGCGATCATAGCACTAACTAGTGGTCCCGTACTTAAGATAAATACAGCACTCGCAACACTGGTGTGTTTGATAGCTAGAATAAACAAAAGATTGCTCAGTCCTATACAAAGTCCACTCCACAAAATAGAGCTAAGATGATTTTTATAGATGGAAGCGATACTGTTTTTATGCTTTGAGTATAAAGTAAGATTCATTGTCACAAACATACACAAACCAAAGTAAAAGGTAAAATTCTGAGCAGGGACATGCGTCATTTTAATGAGTGGTGATTCAAAACTCATGAGGATCATACCCAGTGTAGTAATACCAAAAGCTTTTGTGTAATTCATAAGACTACTTTGTCTGTTGCTTACGAAAAGTGATATAGAGTTTTTCTATTTTAGCACGTGCCCAAGGGGTCTTTCTAAAAAATTTTAGGCATGAGTTGATACTAGGATTTTCATGAAAGCAGTTCATGTGCATCATCTCATCAAGTTTTTCCCAGCCATAGTGCGCTTGCAGTTCCGTGACGAGCTTTTCAAGCGTGATGCCATGCAGAGGATTGTTTTTGTTTTCGTTGTTATTCATGTATTCCTCAAGATTTAGGGTAAGGATTTCTCCTTACCTTTTATAAATTTAATTATTGCGCTCTACGCTTAAGCCCGCGTAACTTTGAACGGTTGGCATAATTTCAATACGATTGACATTGACGTGTGCTGGAAGTTCTGCTAAAGAGAAGATAGCATTGGCAATGTCTTCTTTTGAAAGAGGTGTAGTGTTTTTATACACAGCGTCTGCTTTTTCTTTATCGCCTTTAAAACGCACATCAGAAAATTCTGTGAGTGAAAAACCAGGTTCAATGTTGGTAACACGAACATGTGTGCCTTTAAGATCTGTTCTGAGGTTGAGTGAAAACTGTTTGACAAAGGCTTTTGTCGCACCATACACATTGCCACCTTCATAAGGCCAACTACCAGCGGTTGAACCAATGTTGAAAATATATCCTGTTTTACGTTCAACCATAACAGGAAGTACCGCTTTTGTAACATAGAGTAATCCTTTGATGTTGGTATCGATCATACGCTCCCAATCATCTAAACTTGCTTCATTCGCATGCTCTAATCCTAAAGCAAGACCAGCATTATTGACCAAAATATCGATATTTTTATACTCTTTTGGCAGGGATGCAATAGCGTTAAATACCTCTTCCTTTTGGGTAACATCAAAACAAAGGGGGAAGATATCGCATGTGGATAAGCGTGCTTTGAGAGCATTTAAACGCTCTTTACGACGACCTGTGACAATGACTTTATAACCAGCTTTGGCAAATTTCTCAGCAGTAGCTTCTCCAAAACCCGAAGTAGCACCTGTAATTAAGACGATTTTTGACATGTCGATCCTTTGGTTGTAATTTGCATGATTATAGCGTTTTAAGGTATAATGATACCTTTGGTAACGTCATTAAAAATAGTCTCCATTGGACGAAATACTAAAATTAGCCTTAAAATAGCCATTTTAAAGCACTAATTTCAACTTTCTGTATTTTTTGTCTAAAATTTCACCACTTTTTTTTGAAAACTTTTTCCAAAAATATACTACTATTTCCTTATGAAATAAAAAGTACTACTTTTAGTATTCTTAAAATTTACTAAGGTGAACGACGTGGCAAAACAGAAATTTGGCAGAGAAATCATTCAGAGTGTGATTGAAAAGAATAAAACCAAAAAACGTGAAATTGCACAACTGACCATTAAAATTGACGCAAAACTCGACATCGCCCTTAGTAAACTTTCAACAGCGTTAAATATCTCTAAAAATAGACTCATTGAAGATATCCTAAAAGAGAGTGGTATCATACAAGAAGTTGAGGAAAATTACTATGAGTAAATTTCCTACACAAAGCAGTGTGATTGAAGCAACGCTAGAAGGAATGAGTCAAGCACAAAAAAACTTTTTGTTTTGGACAAACAACCGACTTTCTCTCTCTGCAGGGCCTCAAAAAATTCTCTCCATACATGTGGCACAAGCATTAAGTTTGATTGAAAATGCTCCTGAAGTATTTATTGATGCGACGGTATCTGATATTTTACGCTGTTCATTGCCTAACCGTAAAGCGTTTAAAACCTATATGGAAAAAAATGCACTCTCGCAAGATGTCTTTAGCATCACGTTGGATGAGCGTTTTCCACATCAAAATCACAATGATTCTATCTCAAGAGTAATTATCACCCTAAAAAATGGGGTCTGTAATGCTAAAGCAGAATACAGTTATGAGATAGAGCGGTTGTGTAAGATGTTACATAGAAAAGTCGAAGAGTCTTCTACGCTTGATTATGGTATTTTTGCTTTTTATGCGGATCTTTCTACTTCTGCACGCAAGAAATTGGTTAAACGCCTTCCTGATGTCATAGCAAGTTTTGATGAGGTAGTCAGTCATTTTCCATCTCTAAAAGCATCTTTTGTGCAGACGCCAGTACAACACGTAATTGATGTGGGTGAGTGGATGGCTGGATGTTATGTGATAGAGCCAAAATAAAACTCAGCCAAATACTTTCAGATATCAAAGTATTGGACTGAGTTTTAAAATTTATAAAGGAGTGAGAATGAAGAAAATGTTTCCAAAATTGACTGCTTCTTTAGCAGTATGTTCTGTGCTTGTAAGTACAAGCATCGCAGCTGATGTGATTAAAATTGGTGTGCAAGCACCAATTACTGGGCAGTATGCCAATGAAGGTCAAAGCATTGATAATGGTGTTAAACTCATCGTTGATCAGTACAATGCTAAAGGTGGCGTTTTAGGTAAAAAAATCGAAGTTGTCACATGTGATGACCAAGGTACAGCGCAACAAGCAGCAATTTGTGCAAAAAAACTTGTCAATGAAGGTGTAAAAGCCGTTATTGGTTCTTACACATCAGGTGCAACGGAAGCAGCGCAAACAACGTACTTTAGAGCAGGTGTCCTTCAAACCAGCGATGGTACAAGTGACTCTTTGATCGCGCACAAATACTGGACATTTTTTAGAAATTCATTCCCGAACAGTGCGGAAGCAGACTATACAGCAAAATATTTTGTAGAGGGTAAACAGTACAAAAAAATCGTTATTCTCTCTGATTATTCAAGCTATTCTACAGACTTAGCGGATGCTACGGTAAAAGCACTTAAAGCAAAAAATGCCAACATCATTTATGAAGGCAAAATCAAGTCTGGTACTCAGAACTTTACAGCAACACTCACAAAAATCAAGTCAATGGAACCAGATGTTATCTACTTTAGCGGCTACTACACTGATGGTGGATTACTACGTGCACAACAGCTTCAACTTGGCATCAAAGCAGACTTTGTTGGTGGCGACTCTAACGACAATCCTGATTATATGAAACTAGCAGGCGATAGCGCTAAAGGAACACTTCTTATCAACGTACCAACGCCAGACATCCTTCCGTATGATATTGCTAAAACATTCCTAGTAGACTACAAAGCAAAATTCAACGCGATGCCAGCGTCTATTTGGTCACTGATGAACGTAGATGGCTTGCGTGCCATTTTACATGTAATGGAACAAACCAAGTCTGAAGATACGAAAGTGATTGCGGAAGGCTTACATAAACTCAAAGATTTCCCAGGTATTACAGGTCCTGTTACCTTTAGAGAAGATGGTGAGCGTATTGGTGGTGGCTATATGACGTATGAAGTTCAAGCGGATAAAAGCTATAAGATTGTTTACCAATAAGCATTTTGCTGATACACTTTCAGCCCGCATTGCCAAGGATGAGTTTCATCTTTGGCATGCAATTACATTAGGATAAGGTTATCTTATGGATATTTTCTTACAACAAATGGTCAATGGCCTTACCATCGGGAGTCTTTATGCACTGGTTGCATTAGGCTATACAATGGTGTATGGTGTTATGCGACTGATTAACTTTGCACACGGTGATCTCGTTGCGTTTTCAGCGTTTATTGGCTTAAGTGTTTATGCCCAAATCTTCGGAGAGAGTGTGACTTCATTGATTGCAGTCATTACAGTTTTTGTATTTACTGCTGCCATCGTTGCTGTTGTGGGTGTACTTCTTGAGCGCCTAGCGTATAGACCTTTACGAACTGCACCACGCCTTAGTGCTGTTGTTTCAGCACTTGGAGCAGGGTTGGTCATTCAAAACTCGGTGATGCTGATTTGGGGTCCTAATATGAAAATCTTCCCTTCCAACCTTTTCCCTGCAACCATTTGGGAAATAGGGGGTATTGTTATTACCTTTACTCAAGTAATGATTTTGGGGCTTTCATCGGTGTTGATGGTAGGACTTTACTTTTTCATTCATCAAACCAAAATTGGAACAGCCATTCGTGCCGTTGCTATTGATCAAGACGCGGCAAAACTCATGGGCATTAATGTCAATCGCATCATTATGATTATCTTCATCATAGGCTCTTCACTAGGTGCCGTGGCAGGACTTTTCATTGGAACATACTATCGTGGTGTTACATTTGATATGGGATGGATGTACGGACTTAATGCCTTTGTTGCAGCAATTATGGGTGGTATCGGTAATATTCCAGGTGCGATGTTAGGAGGCCTTCTTTTAGGGCTTTTCAATGCAATGATTACAGGGTACATCTCCACACAATGGGCAGAAACGTTTACGTTTGTGCTTCTCATTGCAATTTTAGTCTTTAGACCAACGGGTATTCTTGGCGAAACCGTAGCGGAGAAAGTATGATGAATAAAACCAGTATGATAGCGATAGCACTACTCGTTTTTATGGGGCTTTATCCACTTTTTGTGGACTCTGCATGGTTAGCGGTTGGTACAACATTTTTGGTCTTCTCTGTGGTTGCTCTCTCTCAAGACATTATCTTAGGGCGAGCGGGTGTATTTCACATGGGACATGCGATGTTCTTTGGTTTGGGTGCATATACGACAGCCATTTTAAATGTACATTTTGGTCTTCCTATTTTAGCAACATGGGCGCCTGCTGTGTTGGTTCCTATGCTGGTTGCGTTTATCATGGTAGCTCCGATTATTCACTTAAGAGGTGACTATTTATTGGTTGCAACGATTGGTTTTAACATCATCTTTATTCAAGTACTTGAAAATGACATCTTTGGTTTAACAGGAGGACCGAACGGTCTTTTTGGTATCGATGTTGTACGTGTTCTTGGATTTGACTTTAATTCGCAAACACATATGTACTACATGGCGTTTATTCTTCTAGGTATTACGCTGTTTATTATGCGTAACTTGGACAAAAGCAAATTTGGTCGCGCGATGTTTTACATTCACAAAGATGAAATTGCAGCACAAAGTATGGGTATCAATGTACGTTATTTTAAACTCTATGCGTTTATCTTAGGTGCAGGTATAGCAGGTGCTGCTGGAAGTATGTTTTCCGTTCAGTACTCAGCGGTGAGCCCAGAAGCATTTAACGTAACACAGTCGATTATGTTTTTTACCATTGTTTTAGTAGGTGGTTCTGCATCTCTTCCCGGTGTTTTAATTGGAACATTTGTGATGTTCGTATTGCCTGAGATGTTTAGAGAGTTTGAAACAGCACGTTATTTGGTCTTTGGTGTTGCCATGATCTTAACGATGATTTTACGCCCTCGTGGTATTTGGCCTGTTAAATTTGGCAATATCCCTGATTTCCTTAAAAAGGGGGTAAAATGAGCGAATATATCTTAGAGATTAGCCATGTGAGCAAATATTTTCAAGGACTTA includes the following:
- a CDS encoding polysaccharide deacetylase family protein, yielding MLRLIFSLLLCWLPLSAIEHIKQYEIFTKQYQENDTLFLISRRFELSGVTFYLTTNTQTLQTKVRSLDPLKLMPLDENFSKTPFAKQLSAATSTYIKGGATQGITANDKAIYLSMDLCPSSKKGYESDFIEKLTKQNGKTPIAIALSSAWKEHHPKEFEALVKNPLLEITWINHTHTHFYDPKLPERKNFMLHQNTDTKTEILGLEKTLLEEGITPSVFFRFPGLVADEKLMRELRETYFLIPLGANAWIAKNEPIQKGSIILIHGNKNEPQGIAMMEKKLPEVLKTYRFKPIQEAFVQ
- a CDS encoding branched-chain amino acid ABC transporter permease, giving the protein MMNKTSMIAIALLVFMGLYPLFVDSAWLAVGTTFLVFSVVALSQDIILGRAGVFHMGHAMFFGLGAYTTAILNVHFGLPILATWAPAVLVPMLVAFIMVAPIIHLRGDYLLVATIGFNIIFIQVLENDIFGLTGGPNGLFGIDVVRVLGFDFNSQTHMYYMAFILLGITLFIMRNLDKSKFGRAMFYIHKDEIAAQSMGINVRYFKLYAFILGAGIAGAAGSMFSVQYSAVSPEAFNVTQSIMFFTIVLVGGSASLPGVLIGTFVMFVLPEMFREFETARYLVFGVAMILTMILRPRGIWPVKFGNIPDFLKKGVK
- a CDS encoding DMT family transporter, whose translation is MNYTKAFGITTLGMILMSFESPLIKMTHVPAQNFTFYFGLCMFVTMNLTLYSKHKNSIASIYKNHLSSILWSGLCIGLSNLLFILAIKHTSVASAVFILSTGPLVSAMIAFIFFKQKTPQRTFGAIFFVFIGLAIILFNDLELGNMEGNLYAFGCVFAFVSMLSVLERDKEANRLACFGTGALIASLLAAMTAPMIIPDSYSLWIIVFMGALLTPLSRAFIGIGTKVLPSVEVALLTIIEPVLAPFWVWILMDEKPHLNTLIGGAIIVTTLIVHSMMAYKEAKINGDQRR
- a CDS encoding VF530 family DNA-binding protein — protein: MNNNENKNNPLHGITLEKLVTELQAHYGWEKLDEMMHMNCFHENPSINSCLKFFRKTPWARAKIEKLYITFRKQQTK
- a CDS encoding branched-chain amino acid ABC transporter substrate-binding protein, producing the protein MKKMFPKLTASLAVCSVLVSTSIAADVIKIGVQAPITGQYANEGQSIDNGVKLIVDQYNAKGGVLGKKIEVVTCDDQGTAQQAAICAKKLVNEGVKAVIGSYTSGATEAAQTTYFRAGVLQTSDGTSDSLIAHKYWTFFRNSFPNSAEADYTAKYFVEGKQYKKIVILSDYSSYSTDLADATVKALKAKNANIIYEGKIKSGTQNFTATLTKIKSMEPDVIYFSGYYTDGGLLRAQQLQLGIKADFVGGDSNDNPDYMKLAGDSAKGTLLINVPTPDILPYDIAKTFLVDYKAKFNAMPASIWSLMNVDGLRAILHVMEQTKSEDTKVIAEGLHKLKDFPGITGPVTFREDGERIGGGYMTYEVQADKSYKIVYQ
- a CDS encoding branched-chain amino acid ABC transporter permease; the protein is MDIFLQQMVNGLTIGSLYALVALGYTMVYGVMRLINFAHGDLVAFSAFIGLSVYAQIFGESVTSLIAVITVFVFTAAIVAVVGVLLERLAYRPLRTAPRLSAVVSALGAGLVIQNSVMLIWGPNMKIFPSNLFPATIWEIGGIVITFTQVMILGLSSVLMVGLYFFIHQTKIGTAIRAVAIDQDAAKLMGINVNRIIMIIFIIGSSLGAVAGLFIGTYYRGVTFDMGWMYGLNAFVAAIMGGIGNIPGAMLGGLLLGLFNAMITGYISTQWAETFTFVLLIAILVFRPTGILGETVAEKV
- a CDS encoding SDR family oxidoreductase — protein: MSKIVLITGATSGFGEATAEKFAKAGYKVIVTGRRKERLNALKARLSTCDIFPLCFDVTQKEEVFNAIASLPKEYKNIDILVNNAGLALGLEHANEASLDDWERMIDTNIKGLLYVTKAVLPVMVERKTGYIFNIGSTAGSWPYEGGNVYGATKAFVKQFSLNLRTDLKGTHVRVTNIEPGFSLTEFSDVRFKGDKEKADAVYKNTTPLSKEDIANAIFSLAELPAHVNVNRIEIMPTVQSYAGLSVERNN
- a CDS encoding ester cyclase, giving the protein MAKQIRQIIEEYYETIWNEQKLDQAHHFLHSAITFRGSLGMRVEGINGFNDYAKMLFSAFSNLYHVIEDVVVEGDKAAVRLVYSGMHTGKLFGFDPTGNRIRYSGACFFKFEDDKIVDAWVLGDLNALYGQLNVADHH